In Rutidosis leptorrhynchoides isolate AG116_Rl617_1_P2 chromosome 2, CSIRO_AGI_Rlap_v1, whole genome shotgun sequence, one genomic interval encodes:
- the LOC139888335 gene encoding uncharacterized protein, with the protein MESKIVPFPKALKSPNQFPYEKKGPQPEDMWEMFKRVKINLPLLDDIKQVPSYAKFLKTFALKRGSKRRLYSKEQTENLSAVVSGTLLPKFKNPGTPLIAVTVGNVNVKKALLDLGASINILPFCLVDRFELGLMKRTDIIIQIADQSVTMPGGMLEDVIVKVDDFYYPVDFVVMDIEPRNRDAQPTIILERPFLATINAHINCRTGAMDISFGNQKMRINIFNSLHAPCVHECYHIDVINEQVERHASYLIINNLVEVFCLGDKDDTECEEVKSVELVIASTMDSRLPSWTHKYEPLPKSIDANMKPSLESPPTLELKPLPSHLKYAFLGTNGTLPVIIASDLTGLKEKVLMEVLNKYKAAVDGL; encoded by the coding sequence ATGGAATCGAAAATCGTTCCATTTCCCAAGGCCTTAAAGTCCCCGAATCAATTCCCTTATGAGAAGAAGGGGCCACAACCGGAGGATATGTGGGAAATGTTTAAAAGGGTTAAGATTAATTTGCCCCTTCTCGATGATATTAAGCAAGTCCCGTCTTATGCTAAGTTTTTGAAAACCTTTGCACTCAAAAGAGGAAGCAAACGGCGACTTTACTCAAAAGAGCAAACCGAGAACCTAAGTGCGGTTGTTTCAGGTACACTCCTACCTAAGTTTAAAAACCCAGGGACCCCATTGATAGCGGTGACTGTAGGAAACGTGAATGTGAAAAAGGCGTTATTGGACCTAGGAGCGAGCATTAACATCTTACCTTTTTGTCTAGTTGATCGATTTGAACTAGGTTTAATGAAAAGAACCGACATAATTATTCAAATAGCGGACCAATCGGTTACGATGCCTGGGGGAATGTTAGAAGATGTGATAGTGAAAGTGGATGATTTCTATTACCCAGTTGACTTTGTTGTAATGGATATTGAACCTAGGAATAGAGATGCCCAACCCACTATAATCTTGGAGCGCCCATTTTTGGCCACCATAAATGCCCATATAAATTGTAGAACGGGTGCCATGGACATATCATTCGGGAATCAAAAGATGAGGATTAATATCTTTAATTCTCTTCATGCCCCATGTGTCCATGAATGCTACCACATAGATGTGATTAATGAACAAGTTGAAAGACATGCTTCGTATTTGATAATAAATAATTTAGTGGAAGTATTTTGCTTAGGTGATAAGGATGATACTGAGTGTGAAGAGGTTAAGTCAGTTGAGTTAGTTATAGCGAGTACAATGGACTCTAGGTTACCTTCATGGACTCATAAATATGAGCCACTACCTAAGTCCATAGATGCTAACATGAAACCTTCATTAGAATCACCACCGACCCTTGAGCTTAAACCATTACCCTCTCATTTAAAGTATGCATTTTTGGGTACTAATGGCACTTTGCCAGTTATTATTGCATCAGATTTGACAGGTTTGAAGGAAAAAGTTTTAATGGAGGTGCTTAATAAGTACAAGGCTGCGGTGGATGGACTATAG